One window of Daphnia carinata strain CSIRO-1 chromosome 7, CSIRO_AGI_Dcar_HiC_V3, whole genome shotgun sequence genomic DNA carries:
- the LOC130704228 gene encoding OTU domain-containing protein 5-B-like isoform X1 yields MTILPKKKSSQARSESESNTDGSPLQHLSVGSNNHLSHIGPVPQVTEPLNVARLSGRTSTSHTHSHGHSSQSSSRYEDYDLESGPSQTKRRMRVSPHRAVRPKHRDRNSSTSAIPSTSSAIHNVASSSSSGSSPTPSHVVPEPSSSYHCEDESGSGYNSGDEYGPARSSSSNVAISEEEWEQKERWFEKKMRKRGFIIKRMGEDGACLFRAVSDQIYGDQEMHSMVRKHCMDYIDANGDYFSQYMTEDFAAYVSRKRLENVHGNHIEMQAMSEMYNRHIEVFCYSVDPINIFHGKHQTDDEPIRLSYHRGVHYNSLVDPYKATVGVGLGLPGFVPGQADKKLMGDAMRQSEETLIEQAMLEDKVKATDWEATNEAIEEQVARESYLDWLRENERRNRQQQRSGHSATTSSNACELRSPRTSAATSSARNSPKPSFVEHQRKSPNASPRASTSRSVTTSSSRDGSSASPIASPAAGTSNSVTVNSSKPDWGLGPGFELAETASFLGQLPPDMFGLADWEDAGLLAQVLAASQQEYLDKLKKSREPIDETKDSPKEQQEEKPIDQSSRDSMMADPSSDLTTANGTNNIAGS; encoded by the exons ATGACAATTTTGCCCAAAAAGAAGTCGTCTCAAGCGCGGTCGGAATCTGAGAGCAATACTGATGGATCCCCTCTCCAACATCTCTCAGTTGGAAGCAATAATCATCTATCACATATTGGACCCGTACCTCAG GTTACAGAACCACTGAATGTGGCCCGGCTCTCTGGTAGAACATCAACAAGCCATACACACAGCCATGGCCATAGCAGTCAGTCATCCTCTCGCTATGAAGATTATGACCTAGAGAGTGGTCCCAGTCAAACAAAGAGGAGGATGAGAGTGAGCCCGCACAG AGCTGTTCGTCCTAAGCACAGAGATAGAAATTCATCCACCTCTGCCATACCCAGTACTAGTTCAGCTATACACAATGTTGCCTCTTCGTCCAGCTCAGGGAGTTCTCCCACACCTAGCCATGTAGTACCAGAACCTTCTTCGTCTTACCACTGTGAAGATGAATCAGGAAGTGGATACAACAGTGGAGATGAATATGGACCTGCCAGATCTTCCTCTTCTAATGTAGCCATTTCTGAAGAAGAATGGGAACAG AAAGAGAGATGgtttgagaaaaaaatgcgGAAACGAGGTTTCATTATCAAACGTATGGGTGAAGACGGTGCGTGTCTATTTCGTGCAGTGTCTGATCAAATCTATGGTGATCAAGAAATGCATTCAATGGTTCGCAAGCATTGTATGGACTATATT GATGCCAATGGAGACTACTTTTCGCAGTACATGACTGAAGATTTCGCAGCGTACGTGAGCAGAAAACGTTTGGAAAATGTTCACGGGAACCATATCGAAATGCAGGCTATGAGCGAAATGTACAACAGACACATTGAAGTCTTCTGCTACAGTGTTG ATCCCATTAACATTTTTCATGGAAAACATCAAACTGATGACGAACCTATTCGATTATCCTACCACCGAGGGGTTCATTACAATAGTTTGGTTGATCCTTATAAAGCAACTGTCGGCGTTGGTCTGGGGTTGCCCGGATTTGTTCCTGGTCAAGCGGACAAGAAATTAATGGGTGATGCTATGCGGCAAAGTGAGGAGACGCTGATTGAGCAAGCCATGTTGGAAGACAAAGTCAAAGCCACAGATTGGGAAGCTACGAACGAAGCTATTGAGGAACAAGTGGCGCGCGAGAGCTACCTTGACTGGCTAAGAGAAAACGAACGACGAAACAGACAACAGCAACGTTCTGGTCACTCGGCAACCACATCTTCAAACGCTTGCGAGCTTCGTTCACCCAGAACCTCAGCAGCGACGTCTTCTGCTCGCAATTCGCCAAAGCCTTCCTTTGTTGAACATCAACGGAAGTCGCCAAATGCATCGCCTCGAGCTTCAACATCACGCAGCGTTACGACATCTAGTAGCCGAGATGGTTCTTCAGCCAGCCCTATCGCATCGCCTGCTGCGGGTACATCGAATTCTGTCACGGTGAACTCGAGTAAACCTGATTGGGGACTTGGCCCAGGTTTTGAATTAGCTGAAACAGCTTCATTTCTCGGACAGTTGCCACCCGATATGTTTG GTTTAGCGGATTGGGAGGATGCCGGACTTCTGGCCCAGGTGTTAGCGGCATCCCAACAAGAGTATCTGGATAAGCTGAAAAAAAGCCGAGAACCTATCGATGAGACGAAAGATAGCCCTAAAGAACAGCAAGAAGAGAAGCCGATTGATCAGAGTAGTCGCGACAGTATGATGGCAGATCCATCTAGCGACCTAACCACTGCGAACGGAACTAACAATA TCGCAGGGAGTTAA
- the LOC130704228 gene encoding OTU domain-containing protein 5-B-like isoform X3 gives MTILPKKKSSQARSESESNTDGSPLQHLSVGSNNHLSHIGPVPQVTEPLNVARLSGRTSTSHTHSHGHSSQSSSRYEDYDLESGPSQTKRRMRVSPHRAVRPKHRDRNSSTSAIPSTSSAIHNVASSSSSGSSPTPSHVVPEPSSSYHCEDESGSGYNSGDEYGPARSSSSNVAISEEEWEQKERWFEKKMRKRGFIIKRMGEDGACLFRAVSDQIYGDQEMHSMVRKHCMDYIDANGDYFSQYMTEDFAAYVSRKRLENVHGNHIEMQAMSEMYNRHIEVFCYSVDPINIFHGKHQTDDEPIRLSYHRGVHYNSLVDPYKATVGVGLGLPGFVPGQADKKLMGDAMRQSEETLIEQAMLEDKVKATDWEATNEAIEEQVARESYLDWLRENERRNRQQQRSGHSATTSSNACELRSPRTSAATSSARNSPKPSFVEHQRKSPNASPRASTSRSVTTSSSRDGSSASPIASPAAGTSNSVTVNSSKPDWGLGPGFELAETASFLGQLPPDMFGLADWEDAGLLAQVLAASQQEYLDKLKKSREPIDETKDSPKEQQEEKPIDQSSRDSMMADPSSDLTTANGTNNS, from the exons ATGACAATTTTGCCCAAAAAGAAGTCGTCTCAAGCGCGGTCGGAATCTGAGAGCAATACTGATGGATCCCCTCTCCAACATCTCTCAGTTGGAAGCAATAATCATCTATCACATATTGGACCCGTACCTCAG GTTACAGAACCACTGAATGTGGCCCGGCTCTCTGGTAGAACATCAACAAGCCATACACACAGCCATGGCCATAGCAGTCAGTCATCCTCTCGCTATGAAGATTATGACCTAGAGAGTGGTCCCAGTCAAACAAAGAGGAGGATGAGAGTGAGCCCGCACAG AGCTGTTCGTCCTAAGCACAGAGATAGAAATTCATCCACCTCTGCCATACCCAGTACTAGTTCAGCTATACACAATGTTGCCTCTTCGTCCAGCTCAGGGAGTTCTCCCACACCTAGCCATGTAGTACCAGAACCTTCTTCGTCTTACCACTGTGAAGATGAATCAGGAAGTGGATACAACAGTGGAGATGAATATGGACCTGCCAGATCTTCCTCTTCTAATGTAGCCATTTCTGAAGAAGAATGGGAACAG AAAGAGAGATGgtttgagaaaaaaatgcgGAAACGAGGTTTCATTATCAAACGTATGGGTGAAGACGGTGCGTGTCTATTTCGTGCAGTGTCTGATCAAATCTATGGTGATCAAGAAATGCATTCAATGGTTCGCAAGCATTGTATGGACTATATT GATGCCAATGGAGACTACTTTTCGCAGTACATGACTGAAGATTTCGCAGCGTACGTGAGCAGAAAACGTTTGGAAAATGTTCACGGGAACCATATCGAAATGCAGGCTATGAGCGAAATGTACAACAGACACATTGAAGTCTTCTGCTACAGTGTTG ATCCCATTAACATTTTTCATGGAAAACATCAAACTGATGACGAACCTATTCGATTATCCTACCACCGAGGGGTTCATTACAATAGTTTGGTTGATCCTTATAAAGCAACTGTCGGCGTTGGTCTGGGGTTGCCCGGATTTGTTCCTGGTCAAGCGGACAAGAAATTAATGGGTGATGCTATGCGGCAAAGTGAGGAGACGCTGATTGAGCAAGCCATGTTGGAAGACAAAGTCAAAGCCACAGATTGGGAAGCTACGAACGAAGCTATTGAGGAACAAGTGGCGCGCGAGAGCTACCTTGACTGGCTAAGAGAAAACGAACGACGAAACAGACAACAGCAACGTTCTGGTCACTCGGCAACCACATCTTCAAACGCTTGCGAGCTTCGTTCACCCAGAACCTCAGCAGCGACGTCTTCTGCTCGCAATTCGCCAAAGCCTTCCTTTGTTGAACATCAACGGAAGTCGCCAAATGCATCGCCTCGAGCTTCAACATCACGCAGCGTTACGACATCTAGTAGCCGAGATGGTTCTTCAGCCAGCCCTATCGCATCGCCTGCTGCGGGTACATCGAATTCTGTCACGGTGAACTCGAGTAAACCTGATTGGGGACTTGGCCCAGGTTTTGAATTAGCTGAAACAGCTTCATTTCTCGGACAGTTGCCACCCGATATGTTTG GTTTAGCGGATTGGGAGGATGCCGGACTTCTGGCCCAGGTGTTAGCGGCATCCCAACAAGAGTATCTGGATAAGCTGAAAAAAAGCCGAGAACCTATCGATGAGACGAAAGATAGCCCTAAAGAACAGCAAGAAGAGAAGCCGATTGATCAGAGTAGTCGCGACAGTATGATGGCAGATCCATCTAGCGACCTAACCACTGCGAACGGAACTAACAATAGTTAA
- the LOC130704219 gene encoding dual specificity tyrosine-phosphorylation-regulated kinase 2-like: MSLGYFMNTRWGGLAAAVAAQQATNDELHALNPSAIPHHYSEENSNPFAFTLPYGAPLSIAGAYPPQHHNHSSGATTGNNGGPTYHQQQQQQHHHHPHNAFAPSVELGAALGLAGGPLDPLRLTSPSMPHLCGLDERTIGHFKSLYPPPPSLSGVGQIDDSSSMLWQPHQQSLPVAVPPHPHHSLPLPTSSSNTHPSLNSLGNNGQQQHLNSHPPGVALLPILTPHVQSSEMPSDSPPSQQQSSSSGSKSNGTGNGVVTKPKAKPRQPEEVLKYFSNVLTPYECQEILNYPHVYFIGAMAKKRPIMSTHNSGYDDEQDSYIHVVHDHVAYRYEVLKVIGKGSFGQVVKAYDHKNHVYVALKMVRNQPRFHRQAQEEIKILEHLKKQDKDNKMNVIHLHDCFVFRNHVCITFELLSINLYELIKKNKFQGFSLQLVRKFAHSLLQCLEALARNRIIHCDMKPENVLLKQQGRSGIKVIDFGSSCYENHRVYTYIQSRFYRAPEVILGLRYGLPIDMWSLGCILAELHLGYPLLPGEDESDQLACMIELLGMPPPRLIEQSKRAKMFFSSKGYPRYCMATTRPDGTIELQGGSSRRGKPRGPPGYRSLATALKAKGQGYKVTTANSTANAAANGGISAAEWSEDETLFVDFISRCLDWDPETRMTPDEALRHGWLRRRLPRTPAKSTAVESPARQAPWRTSSTGSVGSGTNSLGGGPGGGNGGCISDRSSGGTGDLMVLGDTTSANGTTVLVQSTSSVGTSTSAAGSGQQQQQQQQQQQQNGGGAWPPVTTRVFMRTRRAAMNEALALAGQGSSSASASGMSVATKLPHSGSTGSLASTLTGPAAAAGQRRYSTRLPVIDHSCYPNGVSS, encoded by the exons ATGTCGCTGGGCTATTTCATGAACACGCGCTGGGGCGGACTGGCGGCAGCCGTAGCGGCACAGCAAGCGACCAACGACGAACTCCACGCTCTCAATCCTTCAGCCATCCCGCATCACTACTCTGAGGAGAACAGCAATCCGTTCGCCTTCACGTTGCCCTACGGCGCTCCGTTATCGATTGCCGGCGCCTATCCTCCTCAGCACCACAATCACAGCAGTGGTGCCACGACGGGCAATAACGGTGGACCGACCTatcaccagcaacaacaacaacaacaccaccACCATCCGCACAACGCTTTTGCGCCTTCAGTAGAACTCGGAGCCGCATTGGGTCTAGCGGGTGGACCGTTGGATCCTCTCCGTCTGACTTCTCCTTCTATGCCACATCTCTGTGGCCTCGACGAGAGGACGATCGGACATTTCAAATCGCTTTATCCTCCTCCGCCATCTCTAAGTGGTGTAGGCCAAATCGACGATTCATCGTCGATGCTTTGGCAACCGCATCAGCAATCGTTGCCCGTCGCTGTGCCTCCTCATCCTCATCACTCTCTACCTCTGCCCACTTCCTCATCCAATACTCATCCTTCGTTGAACTCGTTGGGGAACAACGGCCAACAGCAACATTTGAACTCGCATCCACCCGGAGTCGCTCTCTTGCCCATTTTGACCCCGCACGTTCAATCGTCAGAAATGCCAAGCGACAGTCCACCTTCGCAGCAGCAGAGCTCGTCGTCGGGCAGTAAGAGCAACGGGACGGGCAATGGAGTGGTGACAAAGCCAAAAGCCAAGCCACGACAACCAGAGGAGGTACTCAAGTACTTCAGCAACGTGCTGACGCCCTACGAGTGCCAGGAGATCCTGAACTACCCCCATGTCTACTTCATTGGAGCCATGGCTAAGAAGCGGCCCATCATGTCGACGCACAACTCGGGCTACGACGACGAACAAGACTCGTATATTCACGTTGTCCACGACCACGTGGCCTATCGCTACGAGGTGCTCAAAGTCATCGGCAAAGGTAGCTTCGGCCAGGTGGTGAAAGCCTACGACCACAAGAACCACGTCTACGTGGCGCTGAAGATGGTCCGCAACCAGCCCCGTTTCCACCGCCAGGCCCAAGAGGAGATCAAAATCTTGGAGCATTTAAAGAAGCAAGACAAGGACAATAAGATGAATGTCATTCATTTACACGATTGCTTCGTCTTCCGCAATCATGTCTGCATCACCTTTGAGCTGCTCTCCATCAACCTTTACGAGTTGATCAAGAAGAACAAGTTCCAGGGCTTCAGCCTGCAGCTGGTCCGCAAGTTTGCCCATTCGCTCCTTCAGTGTCTGGAGGCCCTCGCCCGCAACCGCATCATCCACTGTGATATGAAACCCGAAAACGTCCTCCTCAAGCAGCAGGGCCGCAGTGGCATCAAA GTTATCGATTTTGGCTCGAGCTGCTACGAGAACCATCGGGTCTACACGTACATCCAGTCGCGCTTCTACCGAGCACCCGAAGTCATTCTGGGCCTGCGCTACGGCCTACCCATCGACATGTGGTCGTTGGGGTGCATCCTGGCGGAGCTCCATCTCGGCTACCCTCTCCTGCCCGGCGAAGACGAGTCGGACCAACTGGCCTGCATGATTGAATTGCTGGGCATGCCGCCACCGAGGCTCATCGAGCAATCGAAAAGAGCTAAAATGTTTTTCAGCTCCAAGGGATACCCCCGCTACTGCATGGCCACGACAAGGCCGGACGGCACCATCGAGCTACAGGGCGGTTCGTCTAGACGAGGCAAACCGCGCGGACCACCCGGTTACCGGAGTTTGGCCACGGCCCTTAAAGCCAAAGGACAGGGCTACAAGGTCACTACCGCCAACAGCACGGCCAACGCAGCCGCTAACGGCGGCATCAGCGCCGCCGAATGGTCCGAAGACGAAACCCTCTTTGTCGACTTCATCTCCCGATGCCTTGACTGGGATCCAGAGACCCGGATGACACCCGATGAGGCCTTGCGGCACGGATGGCTCCGACGGAGGTTACCCCGGACTCCAGCCAAATCGACGGCCGTCGAGAGTCCGGCTAGACAGGCGCCTTGGCGGACCTCGAGTACCGGCAGCGTCGGTAGCGGGACCAATAGTCTAGGTGGAGGTCCCGGTGGCGGCAATGGCGGTTGCATTAGCGACCGTTCGAGCGGCGGAACCGGTGACTTGATGGTCCTCGGTGACACTACTTCAGCCAACGGGACAACAGTCTTGGTTCAATCGACATCCTCGGTTGGCACCTCAACCTCTGCAGCCGGTAGTggtcaacaacagcagcagcagcaacaacaacagcaacagaaCGGCGGTGGAGCTTGGCCGCCGGTAACTACCAGGGTCTTTATGAGGACTCGGAGAGCGGCCATGAATGAGGCGCTGGCTTTGGCTGGCCAAGGGAGCTCTTCGGCGAGCGCTTCTGGCATGTCGGTGGCGACCAAATTGCCCCACAGCGGCAGCACCGGATCCCTAGCTTCGACATTGACGGGTCCAGCAGCAGCGGCCGGGCAAAGACGATACTCTACCCGGTTACCCGTCATTGATCACTCGTGCTACCCCAACGGCGTTTCTTCCTAA
- the LOC130704228 gene encoding OTU domain-containing protein 5-B-like isoform X2 — protein sequence MTILPKKKSSQARSESESNTDGSPLQHLSVGSNNHLSHIGPVPQVTEPLNVARLSGRTSTSHTHSHGHSSQSSSRYEDYDLESGPSQTKRRMRVSPHRAVRPKHRDRNSSTSAIPSTSSAIHNVASSSSSGSSPTPSHVVPEPSSSYHCEDESGSGYNSGDEYGPARSSSSNVAISEEEWEQKERWFEKKMRKRGFIIKRMGEDGACLFRAVSDQIYGDQEMHSMVRKHCMDYIDANGDYFSQYMTEDFAAYVSRKRLENVHGNHIEMQAMSEMYNRHIEVFCYSVDPINIFHGKHQTDDEPIRLSYHRGVHYNSLVDPYKATVGVGLGLPGFVPGQADKKLMGDAMRQSEETLIEQAMLEDKVKATDWEATNEAIEEQVARESYLDWLRENERRNRQQQRSGHSATTSSNACELRSPRTSAATSSARNSPKPSFVEHQRKSPNASPRASTSRSVTTSSSRDGSSASPIASPAAGTSNSVTVNSSKPDWGLGPGFELAETASFLGQLPPDMFADWEDAGLLAQVLAASQQEYLDKLKKSREPIDETKDSPKEQQEEKPIDQSSRDSMMADPSSDLTTANGTNNIAGS from the exons ATGACAATTTTGCCCAAAAAGAAGTCGTCTCAAGCGCGGTCGGAATCTGAGAGCAATACTGATGGATCCCCTCTCCAACATCTCTCAGTTGGAAGCAATAATCATCTATCACATATTGGACCCGTACCTCAG GTTACAGAACCACTGAATGTGGCCCGGCTCTCTGGTAGAACATCAACAAGCCATACACACAGCCATGGCCATAGCAGTCAGTCATCCTCTCGCTATGAAGATTATGACCTAGAGAGTGGTCCCAGTCAAACAAAGAGGAGGATGAGAGTGAGCCCGCACAG AGCTGTTCGTCCTAAGCACAGAGATAGAAATTCATCCACCTCTGCCATACCCAGTACTAGTTCAGCTATACACAATGTTGCCTCTTCGTCCAGCTCAGGGAGTTCTCCCACACCTAGCCATGTAGTACCAGAACCTTCTTCGTCTTACCACTGTGAAGATGAATCAGGAAGTGGATACAACAGTGGAGATGAATATGGACCTGCCAGATCTTCCTCTTCTAATGTAGCCATTTCTGAAGAAGAATGGGAACAG AAAGAGAGATGgtttgagaaaaaaatgcgGAAACGAGGTTTCATTATCAAACGTATGGGTGAAGACGGTGCGTGTCTATTTCGTGCAGTGTCTGATCAAATCTATGGTGATCAAGAAATGCATTCAATGGTTCGCAAGCATTGTATGGACTATATT GATGCCAATGGAGACTACTTTTCGCAGTACATGACTGAAGATTTCGCAGCGTACGTGAGCAGAAAACGTTTGGAAAATGTTCACGGGAACCATATCGAAATGCAGGCTATGAGCGAAATGTACAACAGACACATTGAAGTCTTCTGCTACAGTGTTG ATCCCATTAACATTTTTCATGGAAAACATCAAACTGATGACGAACCTATTCGATTATCCTACCACCGAGGGGTTCATTACAATAGTTTGGTTGATCCTTATAAAGCAACTGTCGGCGTTGGTCTGGGGTTGCCCGGATTTGTTCCTGGTCAAGCGGACAAGAAATTAATGGGTGATGCTATGCGGCAAAGTGAGGAGACGCTGATTGAGCAAGCCATGTTGGAAGACAAAGTCAAAGCCACAGATTGGGAAGCTACGAACGAAGCTATTGAGGAACAAGTGGCGCGCGAGAGCTACCTTGACTGGCTAAGAGAAAACGAACGACGAAACAGACAACAGCAACGTTCTGGTCACTCGGCAACCACATCTTCAAACGCTTGCGAGCTTCGTTCACCCAGAACCTCAGCAGCGACGTCTTCTGCTCGCAATTCGCCAAAGCCTTCCTTTGTTGAACATCAACGGAAGTCGCCAAATGCATCGCCTCGAGCTTCAACATCACGCAGCGTTACGACATCTAGTAGCCGAGATGGTTCTTCAGCCAGCCCTATCGCATCGCCTGCTGCGGGTACATCGAATTCTGTCACGGTGAACTCGAGTAAACCTGATTGGGGACTTGGCCCAGGTTTTGAATTAGCTGAAACAGCTTCATTTCTCGGACAGTTGCCACCCGATATGTTTG CGGATTGGGAGGATGCCGGACTTCTGGCCCAGGTGTTAGCGGCATCCCAACAAGAGTATCTGGATAAGCTGAAAAAAAGCCGAGAACCTATCGATGAGACGAAAGATAGCCCTAAAGAACAGCAAGAAGAGAAGCCGATTGATCAGAGTAGTCGCGACAGTATGATGGCAGATCCATCTAGCGACCTAACCACTGCGAACGGAACTAACAATA TCGCAGGGAGTTAA